A single Nerophis ophidion isolate RoL-2023_Sa linkage group LG26, RoL_Noph_v1.0, whole genome shotgun sequence DNA region contains:
- the gpx4a gene encoding glutathione peroxidase 4a isoform X2, with protein sequence MALHNTAEGVVCLCFLHGLRKHARSLKRKMRPLCLIITFAAVAAGGVMLAMGTPTEDWSLATSVYDFSATDIDGNVVSLEKYRGNVLVITNVASKUGKTPVNYSQFAEMHAKYAERGLRILAFPSNQFANQEPGTDAQIKQFAQSYNARFDMFSKIDVNGDTAHPLWKWMKEQPNGRGFMGNGIKWNFTKFLINKEGQVVKRYGPMDDPSVVEQDLPTYLDA encoded by the exons ATGGCGTTGCATAACACAGCAGAGGGCGTGGTCTGCCTCTGCTTTCTTCACGGTTTGCGTAAACATGCTCGCTCTTTGAAGAGAAAAATGAGGCCGTTATGCTTAATAATAACATTTGCAGCTGTGGCCGCCGGCGGAGTGATGCTGGCGATG GGCACCCCAACAGAGGACTGGAGTTTGGCAACGTCCGTCTATGACTTCTCAGCCACTGACATCGATGGCAACGTGGTCTCGTTGGAGAAATACAG GGGCAACGTCCTCGTCATCACAAACGTGGCCTCGAAATGAGGCAAGACCCCCGTAAACTACTCTCAGTTTGCCGAAATGCACGCCAAGTACGCTGAGAGAGGTTTACGCATCCTTGCTTTCCCTTCCAACCAGTTTGCCAACCAG GAGCCTGGCACTGATGCTCAGATCAAGCAGTTTGCGCAGTCGTACAACGCTCGCTTTGACATGTTCAGCAAGATCGACGTCAACGGAGACACCGCTCACCCTCTGTGGAAGTGGATGAAAGAGCAGCCCAACGGCAGAGGCTTCATGGGAAA TGGCATCAAGTGGAATTTTACAAAG tttttgATCAACAAAGAAGGTCAGGTGGTGAAGCGATACGGACCCATGGATGATCCAAGT GTGGTGGAGCAGGATCTTCCTACCTATCTGGACGCCTAA
- the gpx4a gene encoding glutathione peroxidase 4a isoform X3 — MRPLGSTVLFTVLLQALGTPTEDWSLATSVYDFSATDIDGNVVSLEKYRGNVLVITNVASKUGKTPVNYSQFAEMHAKYAERGLRILAFPSNQFANQEPGTDAQIKQFAQSYNARFDMFSKIDVNGDTAHPLWKWMKEQPNGRGFMGNGIKWNFTKFLINKEGQVVKRYGPMDDPSVVEQDLPTYLDA, encoded by the exons ATGCGTCCCCTAGGGTCCACAGTCCTCTTCACTGTCCTGCTGCAGGCTTTG GGCACCCCAACAGAGGACTGGAGTTTGGCAACGTCCGTCTATGACTTCTCAGCCACTGACATCGATGGCAACGTGGTCTCGTTGGAGAAATACAG GGGCAACGTCCTCGTCATCACAAACGTGGCCTCGAAATGAGGCAAGACCCCCGTAAACTACTCTCAGTTTGCCGAAATGCACGCCAAGTACGCTGAGAGAGGTTTACGCATCCTTGCTTTCCCTTCCAACCAGTTTGCCAACCAG GAGCCTGGCACTGATGCTCAGATCAAGCAGTTTGCGCAGTCGTACAACGCTCGCTTTGACATGTTCAGCAAGATCGACGTCAACGGAGACACCGCTCACCCTCTGTGGAAGTGGATGAAAGAGCAGCCCAACGGCAGAGGCTTCATGGGAAA TGGCATCAAGTGGAATTTTACAAAG tttttgATCAACAAAGAAGGTCAGGTGGTGAAGCGATACGGACCCATGGATGATCCAAGT GTGGTGGAGCAGGATCTTCCTACCTATCTGGACGCCTAA
- the gpx4a gene encoding glutathione peroxidase 4a isoform X1 — translation MALHNTAEGVVCLCFLHGLRKHARSLKRKMRPLCLIITFAAVAAGGVMLAMALYFVLSSTGTPTEDWSLATSVYDFSATDIDGNVVSLEKYRGNVLVITNVASKUGKTPVNYSQFAEMHAKYAERGLRILAFPSNQFANQEPGTDAQIKQFAQSYNARFDMFSKIDVNGDTAHPLWKWMKEQPNGRGFMGNGIKWNFTKFLINKEGQVVKRYGPMDDPSVVEQDLPTYLDA, via the exons ATGGCGTTGCATAACACAGCAGAGGGCGTGGTCTGCCTCTGCTTTCTTCACGGTTTGCGTAAACATGCTCGCTCTTTGAAGAGAAAAATGAGGCCGTTATGCTTAATAATAACATTTGCAGCTGTGGCCGCCGGCGGAGTGATGCTGGCGATGGCACTGTACTTTGTTTTGTCCTCTACG GGCACCCCAACAGAGGACTGGAGTTTGGCAACGTCCGTCTATGACTTCTCAGCCACTGACATCGATGGCAACGTGGTCTCGTTGGAGAAATACAG GGGCAACGTCCTCGTCATCACAAACGTGGCCTCGAAATGAGGCAAGACCCCCGTAAACTACTCTCAGTTTGCCGAAATGCACGCCAAGTACGCTGAGAGAGGTTTACGCATCCTTGCTTTCCCTTCCAACCAGTTTGCCAACCAG GAGCCTGGCACTGATGCTCAGATCAAGCAGTTTGCGCAGTCGTACAACGCTCGCTTTGACATGTTCAGCAAGATCGACGTCAACGGAGACACCGCTCACCCTCTGTGGAAGTGGATGAAAGAGCAGCCCAACGGCAGAGGCTTCATGGGAAA TGGCATCAAGTGGAATTTTACAAAG tttttgATCAACAAAGAAGGTCAGGTGGTGAAGCGATACGGACCCATGGATGATCCAAGT GTGGTGGAGCAGGATCTTCCTACCTATCTGGACGCCTAA